One window of the Endomicrobium proavitum genome contains the following:
- the truA gene encoding tRNA pseudouridine(38-40) synthase TruA, protein MPNFQLIIEYNGTNFNGWGKQPRLRTVCGELEKAFFAIFKTPVNITCAGRTDKGVHATGQCANIRLPDEILPEKLLLRLNSLLPTDINVKIVKAVNDCFDARKSAKSKTYTYIIYNSPIRSALQENRSWHVAQPLDIKLMKTAAKFLQAKRDCSAFDSYNSVFDYKIVDLQHVSISKNGNFITISVTADHFLYKMVRKMVGEIVKIGKKELPLAEFKSTVLSKNCSKSTKPAPPHGLYLTKVSY, encoded by the coding sequence ATGCCTAATTTCCAACTAATTATTGAGTATAACGGTACAAATTTCAACGGTTGGGGAAAACAACCCCGCTTAAGAACTGTCTGCGGCGAGCTTGAAAAAGCATTTTTTGCTATTTTTAAAACTCCGGTAAATATTACCTGTGCCGGCCGAACGGACAAAGGCGTTCACGCAACCGGTCAGTGTGCAAACATCCGCCTGCCTGATGAAATTTTACCTGAAAAATTATTATTAAGGCTCAATTCCTTGCTTCCAACAGATATAAACGTTAAAATAGTAAAGGCGGTCAACGATTGCTTTGATGCCAGAAAATCTGCAAAATCTAAAACCTACACCTATATTATATACAATTCGCCCATCAGGTCTGCACTGCAAGAAAATCGTTCATGGCATGTTGCGCAGCCGCTTGACATTAAACTAATGAAAACTGCCGCCAAATTTTTGCAAGCCAAAAGAGACTGCTCTGCCTTTGACTCTTACAACAGCGTTTTTGATTACAAAATAGTAGATTTGCAGCATGTAAGCATATCTAAAAATGGCAATTTTATAACAATTTCAGTTACGGCAGACCATTTTCTGTATAAAATGGTTCGAAAAATGGTAGGGGAAATTGTAAAAATCGGCAAAAAAGAGCTGCCTCTGGCAGAATTCAAATCTACAGTCCTGTCCAAAAACTGCAGCAAATCAACCAAACCGGCGCCGCCGCATGGGCTGTATCTAACAAAAGTAAGCTACTAA
- a CDS encoding aspartate-semialdehyde dehydrogenase, which yields MKKYKVAVVGATGAVGREMIKMLESRNFPVESIKFLASERSVGKKLLFNGKEYPVELLTHDGGKGVDIAIYSAGGDVSKEFAPSFAKDGCFVIDNSSAWRMDKDVPLVVPEVNPGDLKKDKKIIANPNCSTIQMVVALKPLHDEAKIKRVIVSTYQAVSGAGQKGINELDAQVKAWAKGEPIPAASKFQYQIAFNLIPQIDVFADYDYTKEELKMTNETKKIMGDDNILVSATCVRVPVFRAHSESVWIETEKPITPEKAKELLSKADGIELIDDIANKKYPTPLYAENKQTTYVGRIRKDISIKDDKALTFWVVSDNLLKGAALNAVQIAEALVKNGLV from the coding sequence ATGAAAAAGTATAAAGTTGCAGTTGTCGGCGCTACGGGCGCAGTTGGCCGCGAAATGATTAAAATGCTGGAAAGCAGAAATTTTCCGGTTGAAAGCATAAAGTTTTTAGCGTCCGAACGTTCGGTAGGCAAAAAATTACTGTTTAACGGTAAAGAATACCCCGTAGAACTTCTTACTCACGACGGCGGAAAAGGCGTAGATATTGCCATATACTCTGCCGGCGGAGACGTTTCAAAAGAGTTTGCGCCGTCGTTTGCTAAAGACGGCTGCTTTGTTATAGACAACTCTTCCGCGTGGAGAATGGATAAAGACGTTCCGCTTGTCGTTCCGGAAGTAAATCCCGGCGATTTGAAAAAAGATAAAAAAATTATTGCAAACCCTAACTGTTCTACAATTCAAATGGTTGTTGCGTTAAAACCGCTTCATGACGAAGCAAAAATTAAAAGAGTTATAGTTTCAACTTATCAGGCGGTTTCAGGAGCCGGTCAGAAAGGAATAAACGAACTTGACGCACAGGTTAAAGCCTGGGCAAAAGGGGAACCAATTCCCGCGGCAAGCAAATTTCAATATCAAATAGCTTTCAATTTAATTCCGCAAATAGACGTTTTTGCAGATTACGATTACACCAAAGAAGAACTTAAAATGACCAACGAAACAAAGAAAATTATGGGCGATGACAACATTTTGGTTAGCGCAACCTGCGTTCGCGTTCCTGTTTTTCGCGCGCATTCCGAAAGCGTTTGGATTGAAACTGAAAAACCTATAACGCCCGAAAAAGCTAAAGAACTGCTTTCAAAAGCCGACGGCATAGAGCTTATAGACGATATTGCAAACAAAAAATACCCAACGCCTTTATATGCTGAAAACAAGCAGACTACTTACGTAGGCAGAATCCGCAAAGATATTTCAATAAAAGATGACAAAGCCTTAACTTTTTGGGTAGTTTCAGACAATCTTTTAAAAGGCGCCGCGTTAAACGCAGTGCAAATTGCAGAAGCCCTTGTGAAAAACGGACTTGTCTAA